From Heteronotia binoei isolate CCM8104 ecotype False Entrance Well chromosome 17, APGP_CSIRO_Hbin_v1, whole genome shotgun sequence, one genomic window encodes:
- the LOC132586441 gene encoding transcription factor E2F4-like gives MVEFGLPPPGSSPTQHKKSLGLLTTKFVSLLQEAKDGVLNLKRAADTLAVQQKRCVYDITNVLEFRLIEKSSKNSIQWKGVSSGCNTCKIAHNLIELKAEIEDLEQREQQSIQNVSDDVQSNWFTYAMDEDLCKCFAGARC, from the coding sequence ATGGTGGAGTTTGGGCTGCCACCACCAGGCAGCAGCCCCACCCAGCACAAGAAGAGCCTGGGGCTCCTCACCACTAAGTTCGTGTCGCTGCTGCAGGAAGCCAAGGATGGTGTGCTCAACCTCAAGCGGGCAGCAGACACTCTGGCAGTGCAGCAGAAGAGGTGCGTCTATGATATCACAAACGTCCTGGAGTTTAGACTGATTGAGAAGTCATCCAAGAACAGTATTCAGTGGAAAGGCGTGAGCTCTGGCTGCAACACCTGCAAGATTGCCCACAATCTGATCGAGCTGAAGGCTGAGATCGAGGATCTGGAGCAGCGGGAGCAGCAgagcattcaaaacgtttctGACGATGTCCAAAGTAACTGGTTCACCTATGCAATGGATGAGGACCTCTGCAAATGCTTTGCAGGAGCACGCTGCTAG